One window of the Acaryochloris sp. CCMEE 5410 genome contains the following:
- a CDS encoding eIF2A-related protein, producing the protein MGIPWCLKGIVVRSQMPQSPQRRRRGVVLTSIGLERLQAAIQDSEAQDNQEVRYTLQDLSDRTQLDAKTVAKVLDGEVGLDKRTLSLFFTAFELPLQDEDFRRPGAKPRPDKALANSVSTDHRLDLGEAVDISNFYGRIQELATLSQWLSNERCQLVALLGIGGIGKTSLSVKLVKHLHPEFEAVVWRSVRHGPKTEDLLVDILQSLDPELTRISPPQTLLSQLMAYLRQHRCLLVLDNWETLLESGADNTHPQAGQHKPNYQGYETLLRSLGETPHQSCLVITSREKPATLAELEGPTVRALAMAGLEPEKALPLLTQKGLTGDIDAFQQLIQFYEGHPLGLKIVATAIQDIFAGDVQAFLAEGITIFNGLRILLDQQFQRLSPLEQDVMYWLAINRAPLTLADLRHDLVFPVAMPKLLEAMEALRRRSLCVVIKSGTELPQFTLQPVLMEYVTQRLIEDIGQSFLQPQGAEPSRLQSHALLKAQAKDSIRHSQRQVILQPVIDMLLSELHSTAAIAAQLRDRLQELAHCKDYAAGNCLNLLVRLQVDLTGIDLSHLSLWQADLRDTALMKVNMAGADLKDTVFATAFPHVAATAFDPQGKRLATGHFANVIMLWDVQNPKQGSQAIGIFKGHQNNVWSVAFSVDGSILASASEDQTIRLWQVDTGQCLSIFTGHTDCVRSVVMHPDGQRLISAGEDRTWRIWDLQTGDCLQSTPGHEQGIWEIALSPDGHTLASASHDATVKLWDLETGRCLRTLKGHTDWLRTVAFSDDGQWLVSGGCDRTLRIWKVSSGQCVQILTPHTQAIFSASFLPHRSVVASAGLDSTICITDLETGICQRRLLGHHSCINSVTCHPQGNLLASGGDEPMIRLYDLTTGQALQSWRAQVNSTLSIRHSPDGQTIVSGSTDGAIRFWQVATGTYQTYWQHQGWVYGLTFHPQGHLLASAGNDQQIRLWDVATKEVLQVLPGHGATIASLAFSPDGQWLASGSWDGTWRLWDVAKGQMVQAIPGHFVSGLSWSPNSQQIAIGSFDAHVQIYDVPSATLSQTLVGHPFWAWYVTWSPLGDRIATGGADQTLRIWDVDSGECLHVLTDHTDWVMGVAFSPDGQTVASCSKDETARLWSVETGQCLAKLSGHPSWVTAVEYSPDGQTLVTGSSDLELRFWDVQTGTCRETWRAARLCEGLNLTNCQNLTPPQQEMLAFLGAISQS; encoded by the coding sequence ATGGGTATACCCTGGTGTTTGAAGGGAATTGTTGTGCGATCGCAAATGCCGCAATCACCACAAAGGCGAAGACGAGGCGTTGTTCTAACCAGCATTGGCTTAGAGCGGTTACAAGCCGCCATCCAGGACAGCGAAGCCCAGGACAATCAGGAAGTTCGCTATACCCTGCAAGACCTCAGCGACCGCACCCAGCTCGATGCCAAAACCGTTGCCAAAGTCCTCGACGGAGAAGTGGGGCTAGATAAACGCACCCTGTCGTTATTCTTTACTGCTTTTGAGTTACCCCTACAAGACGAAGACTTTCGCCGTCCTGGAGCAAAGCCTAGGCCAGACAAAGCCCTGGCAAATTCAGTATCCACTGATCACCGACTAGATTTAGGGGAAGCGGTCGATATTTCCAACTTCTATGGCCGCATTCAAGAACTCGCCACTCTTAGTCAGTGGCTGAGCAATGAACGTTGTCAGCTCGTGGCTCTGCTAGGCATCGGCGGCATCGGCAAAACCTCCCTGTCAGTAAAGCTGGTTAAACATCTGCACCCTGAGTTTGAAGCAGTCGTATGGCGCTCGGTGCGCCATGGCCCCAAAACCGAAGACTTGCTGGTGGATATTTTGCAATCCCTCGATCCAGAGCTGACCCGCATTAGCCCACCCCAAACCCTGCTTTCGCAATTAATGGCCTACCTGCGGCAGCATCGCTGTTTATTGGTGTTGGATAACTGGGAGACGCTACTGGAGAGTGGCGCTGACAATACTCACCCCCAAGCGGGCCAACATAAACCGAACTATCAAGGCTATGAAACGTTGTTGCGATCGCTCGGGGAAACCCCTCATCAAAGTTGCCTGGTGATCACCAGCCGCGAGAAGCCCGCCACCCTCGCTGAATTAGAAGGCCCCACCGTGCGGGCCTTAGCCATGGCCGGACTGGAACCGGAAAAGGCCTTGCCCTTGCTCACCCAAAAAGGGCTAACGGGGGATATAGATGCCTTTCAACAATTGATCCAGTTTTACGAAGGCCACCCTTTGGGCCTCAAGATTGTCGCCACCGCCATTCAAGATATTTTTGCTGGAGACGTTCAAGCTTTTTTAGCAGAAGGCATCACCATCTTTAACGGCCTACGCATCCTCCTCGATCAGCAGTTTCAGCGCCTGTCTCCTCTAGAGCAGGACGTCATGTATTGGCTAGCGATTAATCGCGCCCCCTTGACCTTGGCGGACCTGCGCCATGACCTGGTGTTTCCTGTAGCGATGCCCAAATTACTGGAAGCCATGGAGGCTCTACGGCGGCGATCATTATGCGTGGTGATTAAGTCTGGCACGGAGTTGCCTCAATTCACCCTGCAGCCCGTGTTGATGGAATATGTGACCCAGCGACTGATTGAAGATATTGGCCAGAGTTTTTTGCAGCCGCAGGGGGCAGAGCCCTCCCGTTTACAGAGTCATGCTCTGCTGAAAGCCCAGGCCAAAGATAGTATCCGCCACAGCCAGCGCCAGGTGATCCTGCAACCTGTGATCGATATGCTCTTATCGGAGCTACACTCTACAGCAGCCATCGCAGCCCAATTACGAGATCGATTACAGGAGCTTGCCCATTGCAAAGACTATGCCGCTGGAAATTGCCTGAATCTACTGGTGCGGCTACAGGTGGACTTAACGGGCATTGATTTGTCACACCTCTCTCTCTGGCAAGCCGATCTCCGGGACACGGCCCTGATGAAAGTAAATATGGCCGGAGCCGACCTCAAAGATACGGTCTTTGCTACCGCCTTTCCCCATGTTGCCGCCACCGCCTTTGATCCGCAGGGCAAACGATTGGCAACGGGCCATTTTGCCAACGTGATTATGCTGTGGGATGTACAGAATCCCAAGCAAGGCAGCCAAGCCATCGGCATCTTTAAAGGTCATCAGAATAATGTATGGTCCGTGGCCTTTAGTGTCGATGGCTCCATTCTGGCCAGCGCCAGCGAGGATCAAACGATTCGGCTCTGGCAGGTGGACACAGGACAATGCTTAAGCATCTTCACTGGCCATACCGACTGCGTCCGTTCGGTAGTCATGCATCCCGATGGCCAGCGGTTAATCAGCGCTGGGGAAGATCGGACCTGGCGTATTTGGGATTTGCAAACGGGAGACTGTTTACAATCCACCCCAGGTCACGAGCAAGGAATCTGGGAAATCGCCCTTAGCCCCGATGGCCATACCCTCGCCAGTGCTAGTCATGATGCCACGGTCAAACTCTGGGACTTAGAAACAGGGCGCTGTCTGCGCACCCTAAAGGGTCATACGGATTGGCTGCGGACGGTGGCCTTTAGTGACGATGGTCAGTGGTTGGTGAGTGGAGGATGCGATCGCACCCTCCGTATCTGGAAAGTTAGCTCTGGTCAATGCGTCCAAATCCTTACTCCCCATACCCAGGCTATCTTTTCCGCATCGTTTTTGCCTCATCGCTCTGTTGTCGCGAGTGCGGGACTCGACAGCACCATTTGCATCACTGATCTAGAAACGGGCATTTGCCAGCGCCGCCTGCTCGGACACCATAGCTGTATCAATAGTGTCACCTGCCACCCCCAGGGCAACCTGTTAGCCAGTGGGGGCGATGAACCCATGATTCGGTTATATGACTTAACCACAGGACAAGCCCTGCAATCCTGGCGGGCACAAGTCAATAGCACCTTGAGCATTCGCCATAGCCCGGATGGCCAGACGATAGTAAGTGGGAGTACAGATGGGGCGATTCGCTTCTGGCAGGTGGCAACCGGCACCTATCAAACCTACTGGCAACATCAGGGCTGGGTCTATGGACTCACCTTCCATCCCCAGGGGCATCTACTGGCGAGCGCAGGCAATGATCAGCAAATTCGGCTTTGGGATGTCGCCACCAAAGAAGTCCTACAGGTCTTGCCCGGCCATGGAGCCACCATCGCTTCCCTCGCCTTTAGCCCCGATGGTCAGTGGCTAGCGAGTGGCAGTTGGGATGGCACCTGGCGACTCTGGGACGTTGCCAAGGGGCAGATGGTTCAGGCCATCCCCGGACACTTTGTCAGCGGCTTAAGCTGGAGCCCCAATAGTCAACAGATCGCTATTGGTTCCTTTGATGCCCATGTGCAAATTTATGATGTGCCGTCTGCCACCTTATCCCAAACCTTGGTTGGGCACCCGTTTTGGGCTTGGTATGTGACCTGGAGTCCCCTGGGCGATCGCATAGCCACAGGTGGAGCCGATCAGACCCTCCGCATCTGGGATGTAGACTCTGGAGAATGTCTCCATGTCCTCACAGACCATACGGACTGGGTGATGGGGGTCGCCTTTAGTCCCGATGGCCAAACCGTGGCCAGCTGTAGCAAAGATGAAACGGCCCGATTATGGTCGGTGGAAACGGGGCAATGTCTGGCTAAGCTATCTGGACATCCGAGTTGGGTCACGGCGGTTGAGTATAGTCCCGACGGTCAAACTTTAGTGACGGGGAGTAGCGATTTGGAACTCAGATTTTGGGATGTGCAGACTGGAACTTGCCGGGAGACTTGGCGGGCCGCTCGCCTCTGTGAAGGCTTAAACCTTACTAACTGCCAAAACTTAACGCCTCCCCAACAAGAAATGCTCGCATTCCTCGGCGCAATTAGTCAGTCTTGA
- a CDS encoding AraC family transcriptional regulator — MSSSPDTLQRTLNAPIFASPGLGFVFEHCQQPRTQLPECANADHALCIVQSHPGQTRITVNHQQQRQVARPGEVWLLPAQQITQSQWDGNLDYFRLLICPQWLRELAHDETGVQQYALDLQLQVLDPLLFQIALALKTELTGSTQPDFLYVESLSHTLGRHLLRRYASCSPDLPLQYSKGEFQDAIAYIHDHLQDPIRLADLAKVVHMSPNYFAEQFKQAMGISPYRYVTQCRIQTAQRLLRNQHLAISEVAHQVGIANPSQFSRLFRQWTGISPRTYRANL, encoded by the coding sequence ATGTCTTCTTCACCTGATACACTTCAACGCACCCTTAATGCACCTATATTTGCCAGCCCTGGTTTAGGGTTTGTCTTTGAGCATTGTCAACAGCCCCGAACCCAATTACCAGAATGTGCCAATGCCGATCATGCCCTCTGTATCGTTCAATCTCATCCTGGCCAAACGCGAATTACCGTTAATCACCAGCAGCAACGCCAGGTGGCCCGACCGGGAGAAGTTTGGCTGTTACCCGCCCAGCAGATCACCCAAAGTCAATGGGATGGAAATTTAGACTATTTTCGCTTGTTGATTTGTCCCCAGTGGTTAAGGGAGTTGGCCCATGATGAGACGGGGGTTCAGCAATACGCACTAGATTTACAGCTACAAGTCCTCGATCCACTGCTGTTTCAAATTGCCTTGGCCCTGAAGACTGAACTGACTGGCTCTACCCAACCTGATTTTTTGTATGTGGAGAGTTTAAGTCATACCTTGGGACGGCATCTGTTACGGCGTTATGCGTCCTGCTCACCCGATCTGCCCTTGCAATATTCCAAGGGAGAGTTTCAGGATGCGATCGCATATATTCACGACCATCTCCAAGACCCAATTCGCTTAGCGGATCTGGCGAAGGTGGTACATATGAGTCCCAACTATTTTGCGGAACAGTTCAAGCAGGCAATGGGGATTTCTCCCTACCGATACGTGACCCAATGCCGTATTCAAACAGCCCAAAGACTTCTACGTAATCAACACTTAGCTATCTCAGAAGTTGCTCATCAAGTCGGCATTGCCAATCCCAGCCAATTTTCTCGCCTATTTCGACAGTGGACAGGAATAAGCCCCAGAACCTATAGAGCCAACCTTTGA
- a CDS encoding tetratricopeptide repeat protein: MIRLNPKNVEAYDRRAHVRRYSGNPQGALQDYRMITKINPRNSRAYEQIASLSEDQNDIEGAIAAYGQLQSLKPNDTSVYLSRGQLYEKQERYDEAIADYTKLIELQPFQTSWFIMRGSAREKAGQRAGAKADYRQVAKLYQQQGDSSSAQDWLERANKL, encoded by the coding sequence ATGATCAGGCTCAATCCAAAGAATGTCGAAGCCTATGATCGTCGTGCCCATGTGCGCCGCTACAGTGGGAACCCCCAAGGGGCGCTACAGGACTATCGGATGATCACGAAGATCAATCCTCGCAATTCCCGCGCCTATGAGCAAATTGCGTCCCTGAGTGAAGATCAGAATGATATTGAGGGGGCGATTGCGGCCTATGGTCAGCTTCAATCTCTTAAACCGAATGATACGTCGGTCTATCTCAGTCGGGGACAACTGTATGAAAAACAAGAACGCTACGATGAGGCGATTGCGGACTATACCAAGTTGATTGAGTTACAGCCCTTTCAAACATCTTGGTTTATTATGCGCGGTAGCGCCAGAGAAAAGGCAGGGCAGCGTGCAGGAGCAAAGGCTGATTATCGTCAGGTGGCGAAGCTTTACCAACAGCAGGGCGATTCGTCCAGTGCCCAAGACTGGCTAGAGCGGGCGAATAAGTTGTAG
- a CDS encoding alpha/beta hydrolase gives MSQQELNQIITQLQGLSWGNTPTEMRANFTMGLSMPPHPTAQVERVDVDGMAAELITHPNSRSDRIVLYLHGGGFIMGSLPAYRRLASDLAEAAGVSILVIDYRLAPEHPYPAGLEDALTAYHWLIHTRGFQPGQIAVTGDSAGGNLVLGLLLSLKDLGELQPACVSLISPYCDQMRTGATMVSHAKKDLMVTAPLLDTIADWYAPGKDLRSPLLSPLYADLSGLPPLLIHVGAVEVLLDDALRLARQAGLADIPVTLKVWSDMIHCFHLFAPVLEEGRVAISEIGAFLTTGFEFNSMDTLA, from the coding sequence ATGAGTCAACAAGAACTGAACCAAATTATCACTCAGCTTCAAGGTCTTTCTTGGGGAAACACTCCCACTGAGATGAGGGCTAACTTTACCATGGGGTTGTCGATGCCACCTCATCCTACTGCCCAGGTTGAGAGGGTGGATGTCGATGGCATGGCGGCTGAACTCATCACCCACCCAAATAGCCGATCAGATCGCATCGTTTTGTATCTCCATGGTGGCGGATTTATCATGGGGTCTTTGCCTGCCTATCGTCGTCTAGCCAGCGATCTAGCAGAAGCGGCAGGCGTAAGTATTTTAGTTATTGACTATCGTCTGGCTCCTGAACACCCTTATCCAGCAGGATTAGAGGATGCCCTAACTGCTTACCATTGGTTAATTCACACCCGTGGATTCCAGCCTGGTCAGATCGCCGTTACTGGAGATTCGGCAGGAGGCAATCTTGTCCTAGGCTTGCTGCTATCGCTCAAAGATCTGGGAGAGTTACAACCTGCCTGCGTGTCTTTGATTTCACCCTACTGCGATCAAATGAGAACTGGTGCAACGATGGTTAGCCATGCTAAGAAAGATCTGATGGTCACGGCCCCGCTGTTAGATACCATTGCGGATTGGTACGCTCCAGGGAAAGACTTACGATCTCCTCTTCTCTCACCTCTGTATGCTGACTTGTCAGGGTTACCGCCACTCTTGATACATGTTGGAGCCGTTGAGGTACTGCTTGATGATGCGTTGCGGTTGGCGCGTCAGGCTGGATTAGCCGATATCCCGGTCACGCTCAAGGTTTGGTCAGATATGATTCACTGCTTCCACCTCTTTGCACCTGTGCTGGAAGAGGGGCGTGTTGCGATCTCAGAAATAGGGGCTTTTCTCACAACTGGTTTTGAGTTCAATTCCATGGATACGCTTGCCTAA
- a CDS encoding class I SAM-dependent methyltransferase, with the protein MTTLTATPQPFDETKAEVFANRLLDTLNSGALTLMISVGHRTGLFDTLKNLPPATSQRIADTAGLQERYVREWLGSMATARYVDYDATHKTYHLPPEHAAFLTRDASPDNIAVIAQFIPVLGNVEDQIVDCFRHGGGVPYSEYKRFHQVMAEDSGQTVVAALTEHILPLVPDLIPNLKRGIQVMDMGCGSGRAINKMATLFPQSQFVGYDLSEDAIATANIEAQSLGLENVQFKIQDAAVLDLCEEYDFITTFDAVHDQAKPDVVLQNIYRALRADGIYLMQDIRASSDVGGNLEHPIGPLLYTISCLHCMTVSLAAGGMGLGAVWGEEKALQMLEEAGFKRVEIKQLEHDFQNNFYIVRKY; encoded by the coding sequence ATGACAACGCTTACCGCAACTCCCCAACCTTTTGATGAGACTAAAGCCGAAGTCTTTGCAAATCGGCTTTTAGATACACTTAATAGTGGCGCGCTCACACTTATGATCTCGGTCGGTCACCGAACTGGCTTATTCGATACCCTTAAAAACCTACCGCCAGCAACCAGTCAACGGATTGCTGATACTGCTGGCTTACAAGAGCGTTATGTGCGGGAATGGTTGGGTTCTATGGCCACGGCCCGATATGTAGACTACGATGCGACCCACAAGACCTATCATTTACCCCCAGAACATGCAGCCTTTCTGACCCGAGATGCCTCCCCCGATAATATCGCAGTGATTGCTCAGTTCATCCCTGTGCTAGGTAATGTTGAAGATCAGATCGTAGACTGCTTTCGTCATGGTGGCGGGGTACCTTACTCCGAGTACAAACGCTTCCATCAGGTAATGGCCGAAGACAGTGGTCAAACTGTAGTGGCGGCATTAACCGAGCATATCCTACCATTGGTCCCTGATCTAATTCCCAATCTAAAGCGTGGAATTCAGGTGATGGATATGGGCTGCGGTAGTGGTCGGGCTATCAACAAGATGGCGACGCTGTTTCCCCAGAGTCAGTTTGTAGGCTATGACCTATCGGAAGATGCGATTGCAACTGCCAATATCGAGGCTCAGTCTTTGGGACTAGAGAACGTTCAGTTCAAAATTCAGGATGCAGCAGTTCTCGATTTGTGTGAGGAATACGATTTCATTACCACCTTCGACGCTGTGCATGACCAGGCGAAACCTGATGTCGTTCTGCAAAACATCTACCGTGCCTTGCGTGCTGATGGCATCTATCTAATGCAAGACATCCGCGCCTCTAGTGACGTGGGTGGAAATCTTGAGCATCCGATTGGACCGCTGCTTTACACCATCTCCTGTCTGCACTGCATGACTGTTTCGTTAGCGGCTGGAGGAATGGGTCTCGGTGCGGTCTGGGGTGAAGAAAAAGCGCTACAGATGCTTGAAGAAGCTGGATTTAAGCGCGTGGAGATCAAGCAGCTTGAGCATGACTTCCAAAACAACTTCTACATTGTCAGGAAGTACTAG
- a CDS encoding lipopolysaccharide assembly protein LapB yields MLFLTRWLSCILVSALLLNLYSLPGRTQSQRPTSTPTKPREPPGWVKLLDQARQYEASHDYRSAEKIYRQLLGQPQPSSMNNYMHQYIWLNLGLNLSEQGQLTEAIKVLQQLVSLDDVNSHHVASANHLLEHVQKQLQEAQTNVQDGLRDIKADPNSIKGYKDLMTGLAAQGQALQSISFLEQQLGYPLSPNQLLELARAAKSLHWKYVSNHIHNQRFDLSMELYQELVQRFPDSQAAQSEYLDFLALYGAPAEVISAYQNRIRRNPELIWNYWQALTHNLEAAGRLEEARQIFDQLLQQKQTEPYVYLALGSFLERTKRPDEAVQVYFKAIQAFPGHSPSDRRCHVVKATAYDRLVTLLDHQHRLDQVLSLFQHNLPNLTASMYYNLGLALRYEGFQDLEAQVSDQMQTSFPQARVEKSSLC; encoded by the coding sequence ATGTTGTTTTTGACGCGCTGGCTAAGCTGCATATTAGTCTCTGCACTACTACTGAACTTATACAGCTTGCCAGGACGAACTCAGTCACAACGTCCTACATCAACTCCAACAAAACCACGAGAACCACCAGGTTGGGTGAAGTTGCTAGACCAAGCTCGTCAATACGAGGCATCCCATGACTATCGCAGTGCAGAAAAGATCTACCGTCAACTGCTTGGTCAACCACAACCCAGCTCCATGAACAACTATATGCATCAATACATTTGGTTGAACCTGGGGTTAAACCTTTCTGAGCAGGGGCAGCTCACAGAGGCGATTAAAGTGTTACAACAGCTTGTATCCCTGGATGATGTTAATTCTCACCATGTTGCGAGTGCTAACCATCTCCTAGAACATGTGCAGAAGCAGTTACAGGAGGCGCAAACCAATGTTCAAGATGGATTGCGAGACATTAAGGCTGATCCCAATTCAATAAAGGGTTATAAGGACTTAATGACAGGTCTAGCAGCTCAGGGGCAAGCGCTCCAATCTATCTCATTTCTAGAGCAGCAGCTTGGCTATCCGCTTTCCCCCAATCAACTCTTAGAGCTGGCTAGGGCTGCTAAGTCTTTGCATTGGAAATACGTGTCAAATCACATTCACAACCAGCGGTTTGACTTATCGATGGAGCTTTATCAAGAGCTTGTGCAGCGTTTTCCAGATAGCCAAGCCGCCCAATCGGAATATCTCGATTTCTTGGCTTTATATGGAGCACCCGCAGAGGTGATCTCAGCTTACCAGAACAGAATTCGGCGTAACCCAGAGTTGATTTGGAACTATTGGCAGGCACTCACTCATAATCTGGAAGCGGCGGGACGCTTGGAAGAAGCGCGCCAAATTTTTGACCAATTGCTACAGCAAAAACAAACCGAACCCTACGTTTATTTGGCGTTAGGAAGCTTCTTGGAGCGAACAAAACGGCCTGATGAGGCTGTTCAAGTCTACTTTAAAGCTATTCAAGCCTTTCCTGGCCATAGTCCCAGTGATCGGCGTTGTCATGTTGTGAAAGCAACAGCCTATGACCGCTTGGTAACGTTGCTAGACCATCAGCATCGCCTTGATCAAGTGCTGAGTCTGTTTCAACATAATTTGCCCAACCTCACAGCTTCTATGTATTACAACTTAGGCTTAGCCTTAAGATATGAAGGTTTCCAAGATTTAGAAGCTCAAGTCTCCGATCAAATGCAGACTTCTTTTCCTCAAGCCCGCGTAGAGAAATCAAGCTTATGTTGA
- a CDS encoding NAD-dependent epimerase/dehydratase family protein: MRVLVIGGTHFIGPYVIRYLVSTGHTVKVFHRGQTKADLPSSVTYLQGNRQDLYQYQSQIQTFAPDVVLDMIPYTIVDAHTLLNTITGICPRIVAISSQDVYRARDIIWGLETGMVDATPLTESSPLRSQLYPYQNAPQRPLGIPSNYDKILVERTYLNTADMAVTLLRLPMVYGPGDPLHRFYAYLHRMDSKRPVIVLDARLAQWQSSYGYVENIAWGIALAVIQNPESESTASHRIYNLSELHPLNEKERLNLLAQAANWPGQILATTPDQLPADRFIPFNFHQDWTTDSSLIRQELGYQEPVSITTALARTLDWERQNPPADVQQSASAMVLLDPDIEDRIVAALSQ; this comes from the coding sequence ATGCGCGTACTAGTGATTGGTGGCACCCATTTTATTGGGCCTTATGTGATTCGATATTTGGTCTCTACGGGACACACCGTTAAAGTGTTTCATCGAGGTCAAACCAAGGCGGATTTGCCTTCGAGTGTCACCTACCTTCAAGGCAATCGCCAAGACTTATACCAGTATCAGTCCCAGATCCAAACCTTTGCTCCAGATGTCGTCCTGGACATGATTCCCTACACAATAGTAGATGCCCACACCCTGCTCAACACCATCACCGGAATTTGTCCGCGCATCGTTGCCATCAGCAGTCAAGATGTCTACCGGGCGAGGGATATTATTTGGGGATTAGAAACAGGCATGGTGGACGCAACACCCCTAACTGAATCTTCGCCCCTCCGGTCACAGCTCTATCCCTACCAAAATGCGCCTCAGCGACCACTGGGCATCCCTTCCAATTACGACAAAATTTTGGTAGAGCGGACCTACTTGAATACAGCTGATATGGCAGTAACCCTCCTCAGATTGCCTATGGTCTATGGTCCTGGCGATCCCCTTCATCGCTTTTACGCTTATCTTCACCGCATGGACTCAAAACGTCCTGTAATTGTGCTCGATGCTCGACTGGCTCAGTGGCAGAGCAGCTATGGCTATGTTGAGAACATCGCCTGGGGCATTGCCTTAGCAGTTATACAGAACCCTGAGTCAGAATCAACGGCTAGTCATCGTATCTATAATCTGTCTGAACTGCATCCACTGAATGAGAAGGAGCGACTGAACTTGCTTGCCCAAGCAGCAAACTGGCCAGGTCAGATCCTAGCTACAACGCCTGATCAGCTCCCTGCCGATCGGTTTATTCCCTTCAATTTTCACCAAGATTGGACAACTGACTCTTCCCTTATTCGCCAGGAATTGGGATATCAAGAGCCAGTCTCCATTACGACCGCACTAGCGAGAACCCTCGATTGGGAACGCCAAAACCCACCCGCAGATGTTCAACAATCTGCCAGTGCAATGGTCCTGCTAGATCCAGACATAGAAGATCGAATTGTTGCGGCTTTAAGCCAGTAG
- the gltX gene encoding glutamate--tRNA ligase → MTVRVRIAPSPTGNLHIGTARTAVFNWLYARHHQGTFILRVEDTDEERSQPEYTENILEGLRWLGMEWDEGPYFQSERLDLYRDAIQKLLDQGLAYRCYCTPEELDEMRTAQKERNEAPRYDNRHRNLTAEQEAAFQAEGRQPVIRFKIEDDQTITWKDLVRGPMHWQGRDLGGDMVVARATASGEVGQPLYNLAVVVDDMDLNISHVIRGEDHIANTAKQILLYQAFGGTVPEFAHTPLILNKEGRKLSKRDGVTSISDFQEMGFTAPALANYMTLLGWSPPDATQEIFSLSDAAAQFDFERVNKAGAKFDWDKLDWISSQYLHELPLAELAEALMPYWQAAKYDFDPVADRPWLDQVTALIQPSLVRLKDAAEMTQFLFTRELTWSEDAQKQLSQDGVAVALQGVIDPLAAAGFELSAETAKSFINSTVKANKLKKGLVMRSLRAALTGDMKGPDLMESWLLLHQRGEDLKRLQQALEIASA, encoded by the coding sequence GTGACCGTTCGAGTTCGTATCGCCCCTAGTCCAACGGGGAACCTCCATATTGGCACTGCTAGAACTGCAGTCTTTAATTGGCTATATGCTCGCCATCACCAGGGCACCTTCATCCTGCGGGTTGAAGATACGGATGAGGAGCGATCGCAACCGGAATACACCGAGAATATTCTGGAAGGGTTGCGCTGGCTAGGAATGGAGTGGGATGAGGGTCCTTATTTCCAGTCCGAACGCTTGGACTTATATCGGGATGCGATTCAAAAGCTGCTCGATCAAGGACTTGCCTATCGCTGCTACTGCACACCTGAAGAGCTGGATGAGATGCGAACGGCTCAAAAAGAACGGAATGAAGCCCCTCGCTACGACAATCGCCATCGCAATTTAACGGCAGAGCAAGAAGCAGCCTTCCAAGCTGAGGGTCGTCAGCCGGTGATCCGCTTCAAGATTGAAGATGACCAGACCATTACCTGGAAGGACTTGGTTCGTGGCCCTATGCACTGGCAAGGAAGGGATTTGGGCGGCGATATGGTGGTTGCCAGAGCCACGGCCTCTGGGGAAGTGGGCCAACCCCTCTACAATTTGGCAGTGGTGGTAGACGATATGGATTTAAACATCTCCCATGTGATCCGAGGGGAAGACCATATTGCTAATACGGCCAAACAAATTCTGCTTTATCAAGCCTTTGGCGGTACGGTGCCTGAATTTGCTCATACTCCCTTAATCCTGAATAAGGAGGGACGGAAGCTGTCGAAACGGGATGGCGTGACGTCTATTTCTGATTTTCAGGAGATGGGATTTACGGCCCCGGCCTTGGCGAACTATATGACCTTATTGGGCTGGTCTCCGCCTGATGCGACCCAAGAGATTTTTAGTCTCAGTGATGCGGCGGCTCAGTTTGATTTTGAACGGGTGAATAAGGCGGGGGCTAAGTTTGATTGGGATAAATTGGATTGGATCAGTAGTCAATATCTGCATGAGCTGCCTTTGGCGGAGTTAGCTGAGGCGTTGATGCCCTATTGGCAAGCTGCGAAATATGACTTTGACCCGGTGGCCGATCGGCCTTGGCTCGACCAAGTGACGGCCTTGATTCAGCCGAGTTTGGTCAGACTCAAGGATGCGGCGGAGATGACGCAATTCCTCTTTACTCGTGAATTGACCTGGAGTGAGGATGCCCAGAAGCAGTTGAGTCAAGATGGGGTTGCTGTGGCTTTACAAGGGGTGATTGACCCACTGGCGGCGGCAGGATTTGAGTTGTCGGCAGAGACCGCGAAATCCTTTATTAATTCGACGGTGAAGGCCAACAAGCTGAAGAAGGGATTGGTGATGCGATCGCTTCGTGCTGCACTCACTGGCGATATGAAGGGTCCCGATTTGATGGAGTCTTGGTTACTGCTCCATCAGCGGGGAGAAGATCTCAAGCGCCTCCAACAAGCGCTAGAAATCGCGAGTGCATAA